From Polynucleobacter difficilis, a single genomic window includes:
- a CDS encoding heme/hemin ABC transporter substrate-binding protein has translation MNHGRRNILLKSASAAGWMTFGLDAFSQQPTATSAGAMRLIIIGGALTEIVYLLKANSQLVGVDTTSIYPAAATRLPNVGYARSLSAEGILALRPTQLIATEDAGPPVVIKQIIDAQIPLTILPSGHQFKDLTDRVSSIGRLVYKTDSAQALASRLVLEWSNTQEKVTYSKLNNTRVLFILSQNPSQLMVGGEKTSADAMITYAGGRNAISGFSGFKPLTPEAVIAANPDVLLLTDQGMRAVGGIGGVLRFPGVSQTRAGKEQNIVSLEAMYLLGFGPRMPSAVAELNLLLQHAMA, from the coding sequence ATGAATCATGGTCGCCGGAACATCTTGCTTAAATCTGCATCAGCCGCTGGATGGATGACCTTTGGTTTAGATGCATTTTCGCAACAGCCCACTGCCACATCTGCCGGTGCAATGCGCTTGATCATTATTGGCGGGGCATTAACCGAGATTGTTTATTTACTCAAAGCCAATTCTCAATTAGTTGGGGTAGATACGACCTCGATATATCCCGCCGCAGCTACCCGCTTACCCAATGTGGGATATGCCCGTAGCCTTTCTGCCGAAGGTATCTTAGCTCTTCGTCCTACTCAACTGATTGCCACCGAAGATGCAGGGCCGCCCGTGGTCATAAAACAGATCATTGATGCCCAGATACCTTTGACCATTTTGCCGTCTGGCCATCAATTTAAAGACCTAACTGATCGGGTGAGCAGCATCGGCAGGCTTGTATATAAAACAGATTCTGCCCAAGCGCTTGCAAGTCGATTGGTTTTGGAGTGGAGCAACACTCAAGAAAAGGTTACGTATTCGAAACTCAACAACACGCGCGTTTTATTTATCTTGTCGCAAAATCCAAGCCAGCTCATGGTGGGCGGTGAAAAAACCAGTGCGGATGCCATGATTACGTATGCGGGTGGGCGCAATGCTATTTCGGGATTCAGTGGATTTAAGCCGCTTACTCCGGAAGCAGTCATTGCAGCCAATCCCGATGTCCTATTGCTGACGGATCAAGGCATGAGAGCCGTTGGCGGGATTGGCGGGGTGCTGCGGTTTCCAGGAGTAAGCCAAACACGAGCCGGAAAAGAACAGAACATTGTTTCGCTTGAGGCGATGTATCTATTGGGGTTTGGGCCGCGCATGCCATCGGCGGTGGCTGAGCTCAATCTACTCTTGCAGCACGCAATGGCTTAA